One Excalfactoria chinensis isolate bCotChi1 chromosome 13, bCotChi1.hap2, whole genome shotgun sequence genomic window, ACTtaatacagaattaaaaaaacGGTCTTTACACAACACGGCACGGGGCCCGGGGCCACCCGGCCCCAAGCGCAGACAGCACGACGGCACCGCACGCACCACGCACACACGGCACCTGGCCCGGCCCCCCAGCGCCATGGGGGTGCAGGCCAGtagctgtggggcagcagtggggcccAGGGGCCGGCCAGGGCCCCAACCCTGCCCCACAGAGCCCAGGAGCTCAGCACTCGGCTTCGGACACGGCAAAGAGGGTACTGTCCTGCTTGCCCACCTCGGCCACGGCAGCGGCCAGCTGTGAGAGGTTGCCATTGGGGAAGTGTCGGGCCTCCCACAGGTTGAGGATCATGGCCGTGGGGCTGGGCTTGGAGGCGTAGAAGCTGACatggctgtggggcagagggatggcATTGGGGTGCggggatggggatggctgcaCCGTCACCTCCGCCCCATTCTCATGGGTACCAGAGTGCAGGATGAGGGCAGACGTCCCCTCCCCATCTCTGAACCCATCCCACCTGTCAAGGTTGAGTTTCTGGGCCAGCGTCCTCCAGTCAGCCCCACGGGTGCATGGCGTATCCAGGCTGCTGATGATCTTCTGGCGGATGAGGAAGGGGATCTTGAAGGCACTGGGACCCACCAGGGCTGGGGAGCCCACCTCACTGTCAGGAACCAGCCAGTCCGAAAACCTCGTGTCCTATAAGGGAAGTGCCACAGGGTGAGCACAGCCCAGGGGTGCTGGGGGTTCCCCTCGCCATGCCCTCACCTTGGCGATGTTGCAGTTGATGGTGAAGCTCTGCCCATCGCCCTCCACCTGCCAGATCCAGATCTTGCAGGCCAGCTCGcaggtgctggggctgaggcGCTCCAGGGTGAAGGTGCAGTGCAGGTAGGGCTGCAGCCCACTCCAGATGTGGTAGAAGGGGatctcctgcagcagggcacGGCCGGCGGTcacagctctgggtgctgcagcgGGACCCCTCACTGTGTTCTCCTTACCTGGTAGCTGGCGAGCAGCTTGCTCTTCCAGAGGGAGCTGGGCATGTCGTGGATGGAAAGCCGCAGGTTGTGGTAGCTGTCCTTGAAGTGCAGCACACGGGGGGCCCCGATCAGCTGCCCCCCCAtctgcttctccagctgcaTCACCTCCTGTGTGCACAGATCGCATGGGGCAGGGCCCAGGGGGGGGACAGACACCTCCCATCACACCCCAATACCTTCAGTGCATCCTGCGTGTCGCTGAGGCAGTAGACGCGGATGTTGTACTCGAGCGAGGGGCAGGCGGTGGGCGCGAAGAGGACCAGCTTGAGGCGCTTGGAGGCCGCCATGCTGAGCGACTCACCCACCAGCGCGAAGCGGCCCAGCTGCTCCGTGAAGATGTAGCACGCCTGTGCCTCCAGCTGGCAGTAGTACAGCTCGGTGCGCGGCTCCGCACCCAGCTGCAGCACGTCCTACAGCACCAAGACATGTGATGTGAGCACCGAGaccccctccttcccccttaGCAGGAATCCCTGCCCTGGCGTGTGCTCACCTCCCACGTCCCCTCGCACGACTGCTTCTTCAGCCGCAGGCTCCAGTGCTCAGCGCCTGCCTCCACGCAGTGCCCCATGGCCAGGATGGCGGGGCGGGTGAGCAGCACGCCGGGGGGGCCGCAGCTGACGATGGGGCTCAGCAGTGTCTGGCAGCCGGCGAGGGGCAGCCTGGTGGAGGGAcatggggttgggatgggttTGGGGTGGTGGGCAGCCCTACATCAGCTGCTGCTCGGCAGCACCTGGCAGCTGGTGGAAGGGCACAGGGCTGGGTTTGGGCTCAGTGTGGTGGGCTGCCCCGTAGCCCCATCGCTTGGCAGCCCCATCACTTACCTCACCTCCTCGTGCTTGTGCAGCGTGAGGTACACCTCATAGATCTTCCCTCGGGGGATGGCGTCGGGAGGGATCAGCAAGCTGACAcctgtgggatggggatgctgaGCCCATCCCCAGCACCCCGCGATTCCCCAGCGCCCACCGTACCTGTGTTGGGGATCATGAGCCGCCCCCCCAGGAAGTTAAAGGTGCCGTAGGCCATGTTGGCGGTGCCGCGGGGCAGCGAGCGGAAATAGCTCTGGGTGGAGAGCCGGGCCATGAAGTCAGCGCCTTCGGCAGCAGGTGAGCTGTGGTGCAGCGTGTGCCGCCCGGCGCCCAGCGGGCTCAGCAGGTGCCCGTTGGGGAGCTGGAGCTTGGCAGGGCCATCCTGGCGTGGGCACAGTGAGCCCTGGTAGGTCATGGTGGTGGTGCTGAGGTCGGGCTGGATGGTGAGCAGGTTGTCTGCGGCACAGagcggggctgtggggctggtgcCATTGTGTGGGGCATGGGCACCCCTGAGGGTCCACCTGCAGCCAGGGGCCTTTGGGATGCAAAGCACTGACCCTA contains:
- the UNC5A gene encoding netrin receptor UNC5A, which gives rise to MGARPRRRRAPSAAAAAAPGALVSLLAAALLAAAGAQQSGTVASPASGASPDLLPHFLLEPDDVYIVKNKAVSLACRATPATQIYFKCNGEWVHQGDHVTQRSTDRSTGLPVMEVRIEITRQQVEKLFGLEEYWCQCVAWSSSGTTKSQKAFVRIAYLRKNFEQEPTAREVSIEQGVVLPCRPPEGIPPAEVEWLRNEELVDPALDANVLVTPEHSLVLRQARLADTANYTCVAKNIVARRRSASAAITVYVNGGWSTWTQWSGCSTSCGRGWQKRSRTCTNPTPLNGGAFCEGQNVQKSACTTLCPVDGDWSEWSKWSVCGAECTHWRSRECSEPAPRNGGQECHGPELETHNCTSELCSPTTPGAEDLALYVGLIAVAVCLVLLLLVGVLVYCRKKGGLDADVADSSILTTGFQPVSIKPSKADNLLTIQPDLSTTTMTYQGSLCPRQDGPAKLQLPNGHLLSPLGAGRHTLHHSSPAAEGADFMARLSTQSYFRSLPRGTANMAYGTFNFLGGRLMIPNTGVSLLIPPDAIPRGKIYEVYLTLHKHEEVRLPLAGCQTLLSPIVSCGPPGVLLTRPAILAMGHCVEAGAEHWSLRLKKQSCEGTWEDVLQLGAEPRTELYYCQLEAQACYIFTEQLGRFALVGESLSMAASKRLKLVLFAPTACPSLEYNIRVYCLSDTQDALKEVMQLEKQMGGQLIGAPRVLHFKDSYHNLRLSIHDMPSSLWKSKLLASYQEIPFYHIWSGLQPYLHCTFTLERLSPSTCELACKIWIWQVEGDGQSFTINCNIAKDTRFSDWLVPDSEVGSPALVGPSAFKIPFLIRQKIISSLDTPCTRGADWRTLAQKLNLDSHVSFYASKPSPTAMILNLWEARHFPNGNLSQLAAAVAEVGKQDSTLFAVSEAEC